One genomic segment of Kogia breviceps isolate mKogBre1 chromosome 11, mKogBre1 haplotype 1, whole genome shotgun sequence includes these proteins:
- the PPP3R1 gene encoding calcineurin subunit B type 1 — protein MGNEASYPLEMCSHFDADEIKRLGKRFKKLDLDNSGSLSVEEFMSLPELQQNPLVQRVIDIFDTDGNGEVDFKEFIEGVSQFSVKGDKEQKLRFAFRIYDMDKDGYISNGELFQVLKMMVGNNLKDTQLQQIVDKTIINADKDGDGRISFEEFCAVVGGLDIHKKMVVDV, from the exons ggaAATGAGGCAAGTTATCCTTTGGAAATGTGCTCACACT ttgATGCTGATGAAATCAAAAGGCTAGGAAAGAGATTTAAGAAGCTTGATTTGGACAATTCTGGTTCTTTGAGTGTGGAAGAGTTCATGTCTCTGCCTGAGTTACAACAGAATCCCTTAGTACAGCGAGTAATAGATATATTTGACACAGATGGGAATGGAGAAGTAGACTTTAAAG AGTTCATTGAGGGAGTCTCTCAGTTCAGTGTCAAAGGAGATAAGGAACAGAAGTTGAGGT TTGCTTTCCGTATCTATGACATGGATAAAGATGGCTATATTTCCAATGGGGAACTCTTCCAGGTGCTGAAGATGATGGTGGGGAACAATCTGAAAGATACACAGTTACAGCAAATCGTGGACAAAACCATAATAAATGCAGATAAGGATGGAGATGGAAGAATATCCTTTGAAGAATTCTGTGCT GTTGTAGGCGGCCTCGATATTCACAAAAAGATGGTGGTAGACGTGTGA